A window of the Spirochaetae bacterium HGW-Spirochaetae-1 genome harbors these coding sequences:
- a CDS encoding FosX/FosE/FosI family fosfomycin resistance thiol transferase — translation MKIQGISHITFIVRDLERSAHLFTYLFGAREVYSSGDRYHSLTREKFLMIGELWIALMEGDPVAEKTYNHIAFRVSSDDLPRYHDMVEELKLEIMQSRPRVPGEGESLYFYDYDNHLFELHAGDCNERVEAYVQPG, via the coding sequence ATGAAGATACAGGGAATCAGTCATATTACTTTCATCGTCCGGGATCTGGAGAGATCGGCACATCTTTTCACTTATCTTTTCGGCGCCAGGGAAGTTTATTCCAGCGGTGACAGGTATCATTCTCTCACACGGGAAAAATTTCTGATGATAGGTGAACTATGGATAGCCCTGATGGAAGGTGATCCCGTGGCGGAGAAGACGTATAATCATATTGCATTCCGGGTTTCCAGCGATGATCTTCCCCGCTATCATGATATGGTTGAAGAATTGAAACTTGAAATCATGCAGTCCCGTCCCAGAGTACCCGGCGAGGGGGAGTCGCTGTATTTTTATGACTACGACAATCATCTGTTTGAACTGCATGCGGGCGATTGTAACGAGAGGGTGGAAGCCTATGTCCAGCCTGGATAA
- a CDS encoding AraC family transcriptional regulator: MLTHIGIEITFFGFGLCLLRAFESILSSKKIISMPVLFYVFNSFILLGTGLVALGLPLEYPSSIFLFPSSLLIIGPLNLFYYHYLLYPGQPVLYRTHLHLVPFFLCLFVEIFFQVQPFAFKHELLTAFFNGRDGHFLIVPFAFISLHVLVYMLIILKVFLLDTGFKKNQREFHFIGSIALVVFLIVAMLFFGFVFDIPGLFIGGSVLNVCVHIYIYLGLRIVPQFFNSLKMEIRKKRYEKSMLSGIDTAAIHEGLDNLMREDKLFLDCEISLSSVARRLSLTPHQLSEFLNEHKGSGFHDCINRYRIEEAQKLLMEHREASVTSICYRVGFNSKSSFNTAFKKITGKTPTEFRQR; the protein is encoded by the coding sequence ATGCTCACGCATATCGGCATAGAGATTACATTCTTCGGTTTCGGCCTCTGCCTCCTTCGGGCTTTTGAGTCGATACTGTCTTCAAAGAAAATTATTTCCATGCCGGTCCTGTTTTATGTTTTCAACAGTTTCATCCTTCTCGGTACCGGGCTTGTCGCTCTTGGTCTGCCGCTGGAATATCCATCGTCAATATTTCTCTTTCCCTCTTCGCTGCTCATCATTGGGCCGCTGAATCTTTTCTACTACCACTACCTGCTGTATCCGGGGCAGCCAGTTCTCTACCGGACGCACCTGCACCTGGTTCCCTTTTTCCTGTGCCTGTTCGTCGAGATATTTTTTCAGGTCCAGCCCTTTGCTTTTAAACATGAATTGCTCACGGCATTTTTCAACGGGCGGGACGGACATTTTCTGATTGTGCCTTTTGCGTTCATTTCTCTCCATGTGCTGGTATACATGTTAATTATTCTGAAGGTATTCCTCCTCGACACGGGTTTTAAAAAAAACCAGAGAGAATTTCATTTTATCGGGTCTATCGCGCTTGTTGTTTTTCTCATAGTCGCCATGTTGTTTTTCGGCTTTGTTTTTGATATTCCCGGTCTGTTTATCGGCGGCAGTGTGCTGAATGTATGCGTACATATCTACATCTACCTGGGATTGCGTATAGTTCCGCAGTTTTTCAATTCTCTGAAAATGGAGATCAGAAAAAAACGCTATGAGAAATCAATGCTCAGTGGCATCGACACTGCCGCAATCCATGAAGGCCTGGACAATCTTATGAGGGAGGATAAGCTTTTTCTCGATTGCGAGATTTCCCTGTCTTCCGTGGCCCGAAGGTTATCCCTGACACCGCACCAGTTATCGGAATTCCTCAATGAACATAAGGGTTCCGGTTTTCATGACTGCATCAACAGGTACCGCATTGAAGAGGCTCAGAAACTTCTCATGGAGCACAGGGAAGCCAGCGTCACCTCGATCTGTTACCGGGTCGGATTCAATTCCAAATCATCCTTTAACACGGCATTTAAAAAAATAACCGGTAAAACCCCAACGGAATTCCGCCAGCGCTGA